In Pirellula sp. SH-Sr6A, the DNA window GAGCAGTTGATCGCGATGCGGCAGCGAATGCCAAACGCTTGGATTCTCATCCCAGGTTACGGCGCACAGGGCGGATCGGCCGAGGACGTCCGGCACGGATTGGATTCGCGAGGGCTCGGCGCGGTGGTCAACAGTTCGAGAGGCATCATCTTCGCGCACGAAAAACCACAGTACGCTTCGGTAGGCGATTGGACGCAAGCCGTCGAGGCCGCCACGCGGGAAATGATTGAACAGTTGCGATAGCGGCCGACGGAACCGTTTGTTTGGAGATGCTATTTCTGGACGATTATCTCGACGGCTTGACCGGGAACGAGGGAGCTAGCGCGGGCCAGCACGACCATTTCGCTCCCATCGAGCCCAGATGCCACCTGCACGTCATTACCAACTCGCAGTCCTAATTCGACTTTTCGATGTTCGATTTTCCCGTTGACCACAACGCAGCAAACGGTCGCGGCCCCATCCTTCACGATCGCCGCGACAGGGAGAGTGAAAACATCCGCGCGTTCTTCTAGTAGGATCTTGACCGTGACGAAGGCTCCTGGGAGCCATTTCAAATCGGGATTGTCTAGATCGATTTCCGCAGCGAGGGTCCGGCTCTGCGCGTCGAGTTGCAGACTGGTCCTGGTCACTCTCGCCTCTTTTGCTCCGCCCGCGACGGCCTGACCTAAGATGGTCACACTATCCCCCTTGGTCGGATCCTCAAAACCGGCGTCGACCCACGCGGCTTCTTGCTCAGGAACATTGACGAAGACACGTACTCGGCTCACATTCGCAACCGTCATCAATGGCTGCGCATTGTTGGAGCCGGCTGGTTGCACATAATGTCCTGGATCGACTTTGCGTCCGATCACAAACCCGTCTAGCGGACTGATGAGTTCGGTGTATGTCATCATCGTTTCGGCTTGCTGGATCTCCGCCTCGGCAACGTTCCGTTTCGCTTTGGCCGCTTCGACATCTGCGGCTGCAGTCCCAACCTTGGCGATTGCTTCCTGCTCCAATGCCCGCGCCGATTCGATCGCCGCAAGGGTCTCGAGTTTGGACGCTTTGGAGGCCTCGAACTGACTCAACGTCTCATCTGCGAGTTTTGACGTAACAGACCCTTTGTTCACCAATTGTTGAATGCGTTCGCTTTCGGACTCCCATCGTGCGAACTCCGCTTCATTGCGAGACAAGCTCGCTTGGGCCTGCGCGACCATCGCTTTGGCGGAGTTTACTGCAGCTTGAGCGGCCGCGAACGCAGCTTCTGCTTGCTTGATTTGCGCCTCCGCTTGAGCGAGCAAGCCCTTCTTTTGATTGACTTGATCCTGATATTCAGGGGCATGAATACGAAGGAGCACGTCTCCCTTTTTTACAGGGTCGCCGATATCGAAATGAACGGTCGAGACATACCCGGAGATCTTTGAGAGGACGGGAACCGACTCAAAAGCGTCGACGCGTCCAGGCTGTTCCGTGAAGAGCTGCAAGGTCTTTTTAACGGGTTTGCCAGCGGAGACACGATCGATTGCCGACTGACTCGCGCTGGGCGCGTCCCCAGCCGCATCGCGGCCTTTGGGGGCACTGCATCCCGCAAGGGTCGCGCACAAGGTGAGTGTCGCCCAACTCCATCGTCTAGGGAGAGGATTCAAATTAGACGGCATAGTATCGACTCTCAGGATCATCGGGGTCCATGGACGCAGACTTCAGACTCGCCTTAGACTGCAACAACGTGAAGAACAAGGGTAATAGGAAGAGCGTGGAAAAGGTTGCGGCGATCAGGCCTCCCACGACCGCTCGTCCGAGCGGGGCGTTTTGCTGCCCCGCCTCGCCGAGAGCGAGCGCCATGGGGAGCATGCCAGCGATCATCGCGAAACTAGTCATCAAAATCGCCCGCAGGCGACTCCCAGCGCTCGTTACGGCAGCGCGCGAAATATTACGAAATTCGGTCCGTCGCTTTTCCGCGAAGGTCACCAAAAGGATCGCGTTGGCCATCGCGACTCCCACTGCCATGATCGCTCCAATAAACGATTGGACATTGATCGTCGTCCGAGTGACGTACAACATCAGAACCACCCCTGCAACCACGGCAGGGATGGTCGAGATCGTGACCAATGCCAATCGGATAGACTGAAAATTCGCAGTGAGCAGAAGGAATACCGCGATGATTGCCAGCAGCAATCCGATCGAAAGCCCCGCCTCCATCTCCTGCATCGGTGGGATTTGACCACGTATTTCTACCGTACTGCCCGTCGGCGGCGTCCCAGCGCGTCGGATCGCATCGGAAACCTGCGAAGAAACCGAACCAAGGTCTGCACCGGAGATGTTCGCGGTGAGTGAGACTTGACGTTTCATGTTGTAGCGATCGTATTGCCCGGGCATGGTGCCCGGTTCGATCGACGCCACATCTCGAATCAGGACTTGGCTAGAGTCCGTCTTTCGGAGCGGGATACGTCCCAACTGCTCCACGGACCCAATCGTCTCGACTTCGTACGGAGACCGCACAACAGGGCGCGGTATTTCCACTTGGACTTGGTATGCGACGCCGCTCTTCGGTTCGGCCCAATAGTTTGGAACGACGAAGCGGCTTGAAGAGGTCGCAGTCACGAGGGCGCGCGAGACATCGACGGGTGTGAGACCGGCCATGCCTGCCTTCTCTCGGTCCACATTGACTTGAACGGTCGGATAGTCCATCGACTGTCCCGTTTGGATATCGCGTAGCGACGGAATAGTAGCCAGTTCCGTTTTGATTTTATCAGCGAAGATTCGATTCTTGGCAAAGTCCGCACCACTCACCACGACTTCGATGGGTGTGGGAGAGCCAAAGCTCATGACTTCATTGACGATATCGGATGGTTCGAATGAGAATCGCACGTCGGGCATTTCCTTGGCCAGCCGATTTCGGACTCGTTCCTTGAGAATCTCATCTGGAAGATGCATCGCATCGTTGAGGTCAATGTACAGGATTGCTTCCTCTGGACCACGGGACCATTGATACACCGCGTTGACTGGGAAGTTGGAATGGATCATTCCAACGTAACCGAGCGTGAGTTCGATATTGTCCCGTCCAAGTTCATCACCGATGACCGAGAGTGCTTGTTTGGCGAGCGACTCCGATTTTTCGATATGGGTGCCATCGGGAGCTCGCATACGCAATCGAAACTGTCCTGCATCCACCACAGGAAACACGCCTCGTCCCAGCGACGGGGTGATCCACGCCACGGCTCCAAAACAGAGGATCAAGTAGACGGGGACGATAACCCAGTGTAGTTGAACCCAACTGCCGAGAGTCCCTTCGTAGGCGTGACGCATGCGATCAAACCAGGACAGGGTCGCCTTTGTCGGGTGTTCACCTGCACCAGGATGATGGGTTTTGAGAAGCCATACCGCCATCACCGGTACGAAGGTACTAGAGAGGAAATAGGATGCGATCATGGAGAAGCCGACCGCGAGCGAGAGGGGGACGAACAAGGCTCTGGCGGCCCCCTGCATGAAGAATGACGAGACAAAGACAGCGAGGATACAGAGCATTGCCAAAAGTCGTGGACGGATCGTTTCCAGCGAACCGTCCCGAACGGCTCGTGCTAACGGAACACCTCGTTGCAGGTGAGAGTGGATGTTTTCGATCGACACTGTCGCTTCATCGACGAGAATCCCAATCGCCAACGCCAAACCTCCGAGAGTCATCAGATTGATGGTTTGACCTGAAATCCACAATGCGAGTACAGCCGCGAAGAGGGAGAGAGGGATGTTGAGGACAACGATCAGCGAGCTGCGCCAATCTCTTAAAAACAGGAGTATCATCAATCCCACCAAGAACGCTCCAAGTAGGCCTTCGCTGACCACCCCTCCTACAGCCCGCGTGACGTATGGAGATTGATCGAATTCGAAGCGCACATCGATTCCTTCCCCGTCCGTACCGAGCGCCTCCTTCATTTTTGGAAGCGCGTTCTTGATGTTATTGATCACGCTCAGGGTGGAAGCTTCGGCCCGCTTCGTAGCGAGGATATACACAGCTCGTCTGCCGTTGACCAACGCGTAACCGGCCGGCGCGTCGGCGGAATCTTGGATTGTTCCCACATCGCGAAGGAATACGGGATTCTCACCCATACGAATCGGGATAGTGCCAAGCTGTTGGGGATCTTTCACGACCGAGTTGACGGGAACGATCGGGTAACTATCCCCAATGGGAATGTTCCCCGAAGGACTGAGAGTGTTCCCTTTTGTAAGGGAAACGATGACTTCATCCGGAGACATGCTATAGGACTGCAGTTTCTTCGGATCGACTGTGATGACGATCGATCGAGCGCTGCCACCAAACGGCGGCGGTGCGGATACTCCGGGCAAACTCGAAAACATCGGTCTGACGCGGAAGAGCGCGAGGTCTTGAATTTCGGCAATGCTTCGCGTGTCGCTTGAAAGAACCAGATAACCGACGGGTACCGAGCCGGTATCGAATCGCATGACGAAGGGAGAAACCGTCCCCGGCGGCATGAAGGCCTGGGATCGATTGACGTAATTGATCGTTTCCGCCATCGCCTGGGCCATATTGGCCTCAGGATGGAAGTACAGCTTCATCAATGCGGTGCCCTGGACATTCCGCGACTCGACGTGGTGAATACCGCTAATGTACAGAAAATGGTATTCGTAGTAGTTGGTTAAGAAGCCCTCCATCTGCGCTGGATCCATCCCACCGTAGGGCTGGCAAACATAGATCACCGGCAAATTGAGTTTCGGGAAGATGTCGACTTCCATCCCCCGCGGCAAGCCCGATGGGTAGGACCATTTGAACTGTTGAAAAATCGACGGTCCAACGGCCAAGAAGCAACCGAGGGCCAAGCTCAGTACCAGCACCATCACAGTTGCTGGACGGCGCATAGCTGAAAGGATGAGTTGCATTCAAAAGAATTCCGAGTCGACCAACGAAATCAATAAGGGCCCGCAAGGCTTCCGCAGTCGTTCACCTTAAGCCAAGCCGTAGACTTTACCAAATTGTGGTCATCATTTTAGTCCGTGCATTCGATTCCCCCCACATCCTTGAACCTAGAATTCGCCGTTTGTTCCTCACAGACCCTAGCGCAGGATTTATCGGAGGCCGAAACAGATTCCGTACAAGCGATCCAGACGGATGCTGGAATGAGATGAGCTGGAGGGAATTGTCGAAATGAAACGAACTTACTTGACTTGGGCACTCGGGGTATCGGGAGTTCTTACCCTCCCTGGGTGCGCGACAACTCCGGCAAACCACTCCAAAACCTCTCGTCCCGACGTCTCTTCCTTGCCCCTACCTCCCATGCGGGAACCCGTCGCATCGGGTATCGCGGAGGTCAACCATGCACCGCATTCCATTCCAGAAGGCACCATTGCCCTGGCATCCACAACCGGTTTCGTTCGCGAAGCGTCTGCCATCGAAGAAGCACCTACCCTAGCGACCGCAAATGTCACTTCGGAACAAATCGGTGAACCGAATGTGGTACCGATCAATCTTCCCACAGCGCTCGCGATGATCGGGGGGCAACACCCCGTCGTCGGTTTTGCCCGCTGGCGTGTGCAAGAGGCCTATGCACGGCTCGATCGTGCGAAGGTTATGTGGCTGCCCAGTATTCAATCCGGGTTCAACTATCGTCGCCGAGATGGGAATTACCAGGCAGTTGACGGCTCGATCGTCGACGTCAATTTGAATTCGATGAACTATGGCCTTGGGGCGGGTGCTGTCGCAGCGGGCTCTCCAACCCAACCCGGTATCGTGGCCCAATTCCATTTGGCCGATGCATTGTTTTTACCCAAGGCCGCGGAGAAGACCGCTTGGGCGCGTTCCCATGCTGCCCATGCTGCATTGAATCAGCAGTTGCTCCAGGGTGCCATGGCGTACATGGAGTTGCTCGAGGCCTATCAGGACCAAGAGATACTTTCTCAATCCGCCACGCGAACGGAAGACTTGGCAAAGGTAACTCGGGACTATGCCGACGCTGGCGCGGGGCTTCAATCGGATGCCGATCGGACAGCGACCGAGATAGCGCTTTTGCAATCCAGACTGTTGTCGGCGCAAGAACGCCAACTTGTCGCGTCCACCCGCTTGGCTCGGGAGCTGAGCGTCACGATGACGAGCAAGCTACTCCCTCAAGAACCAGTCATCGTTCCACTAGAGTTAGCCCCTCCCTCTTCCGAAGAAGCATCGTTGATTGCGATGGGATTGTCGGTCCGGCCGGAGCTGAAAGAATCCCAGGCGCTCGTCGCCGCAGCATGCGAAGCGTTCAAGAGAGAGAAGTACGCACCATTCGTTCCAAGCGTTCTGCTCGGATTTAGTACGACAAGCTTTGGAGGAGGTCTCGGAAGCAACGCCGAGAACTTTGGTGGTCGATACGACATCGATGCCATGATGGTCTGGGAAACCCGCAACCTGGGATTTGGTGAACGAGGCGCTCGGAACGAACGGAATGCACAGGTACAGCAAGAGACATTCGAGAAACTGCGATGGATGGACCTTGTCGCTCAGCAAGTGGCGGAGGCGAATGTGCAGGTCACGATGCGAAGGCAGCAGATCGCTGTTGCCGAAAAAGCCATCGCGACCGCCAGCGACTCCTATCGCCGCAATATGGATCGCATACGAGATGGACAGGGGCTACCTATTGAGGCTCTGCAATCTATCCAAGCTTTGGAGGCCGCACAACGAGCATACCTCAATGCCATTGCCAACTTCAATCGAGCGCAACTTCAGCTGCAGTGGTCCCTCGGCTGGCCCGTCGACGCTTCCTTCGCGAAATCGGAATGAGGCGTCGTTCCGATACGACCTCACGCGTCCTGAATGTATGACAATGGATCTCCCAACACGTGTGTAGGAGACGCGCAAGCGATTGCGCCGAGGAGCTTATTGGGCCGTGCTCGAGGCTCCGTTGGGGGATGCTCCGATGGGAACGCCGAAGGGAAGTGGCCGAGCGGCGCACAAATATCCCTCAGGGAACAGCCGCTCTTTGAGTTCTCGGAACACCTGAAAGCTATCTGGATAGACCCAGACGGTCACCGTCACATTCTTATCGCTGTGCGAGGCCAGTTCAGCCCTCAAACGTCCCGTTGTTGATAATGCTTCGTCGAGAGATTCCTGCAGGATGTCCGCGGTGGGGACAAGTACAAATTTATCGAGCTCGACCAATCGTCCCATGCGCATGGTGGAGCCATCGCTCATCATTCCCGATTGACTCTTCAGAGAGTACTTCATTGAGAATCCTGAGATCGGTCCCAGCGTGTTGGTGATTTGGCTCTTTTGCGTGTTCCGTTGCACAGCCCCACGGGCTTCGCGTTTGAGCGTTTCGACCAATTCATTCCAGGGAATGACAGTCACCAAGCCCTTGGTCAACATAAGATGGATTTCATGACCAAAAACGGTCTTTGCCATCGGTGTGGGTAGATGTTGCAGGATGGCAGCGGGGCGTTGTTGTTGCACGAGTTCCCCTTCCTGTTTGAGTAGATCCGCCAGTTGCTGCTGCAGCTCGTTCAATTCCAAGCTGGATTCAACATCCTCGCGGTTTTCGTCTTTCAGCTCTCCCAATCGCTTCTCCAAATCCTGCTTCGCGATCGTCACGGAATCGATGAGCATCATGCGTTCCATGCTTCGGTTGGCGAGTTCGATTTCGTATCGCTGCATCTGTTCCACTTGGTCGTCGATGTCCGACTCGATCCGTCTCGAAAGTTCACGAGGCTGCTGGAGAGCTTCGCGTCGCTTATCGATCTCGCTGGCGACAACTTGCTTAGCCGACGTGTAACTTCTCGCCCCCACGATCATCACCAGGATGATGAGGATCCCGATCAAGTTCGCGATCGTATCCATAAAGCAGTCATCGCCGACCAGTTGCTCTTCGCTGTGCTTGCGCCCCATCGTCTCCCTCGCGTTGTCCTCTATTTGGGAATGGTCAGGGGAACGACGCGCAAATCGACGCCGCTTCCTTCGAGCAATCGTTCGAGGCGACCTACGCTGGTTTGCGCGTCGCTAGCCGATTCCACGACCACCATCGGCACCCAGTACCCACCTGGTAGCGAAAGGCCCCACGAGTCGACGCGATCTCGGATCGCTTCCGCCAACTCATCGGACACCTGCTTTGGCCCATTTGCCAATAGGATGATCCGCTCGAATTGGTTTGGATTCTGTTCGGAGCGAATAAGCCACTTGCTGTTGATTGCGACAATTTGAATGGTTCGTGAAACAGGCGTCGCTTTTCCTTCTGCCTTCGCTTGGGCCCAATTCTTTCCGGCCCCCACCGAAATGGGTTTCAAGTCCCCTTCGGGCTTGACGTACTTTTGATTCGACTCGCCTAATTGAATGGAAGCCGAGGGTACAGCGGGCGGCGTCTGCCCCTGTTCCGGATTCACCGCATCGACCGGTTGAGTCATGCTGCCGGTCGTAGGAGCCCCTCCGCCCCCCATGGATGATGTGTTCTGTTGAGAGCTGGAACTGCCGGCAGATTGGTTCGTCACCGCCAAACTGGATGTTGGAGGTGGTGTGTTGGAGGCTTGACCGCCCTCGGACCCTTCCGCAGTACCCGACTGATTGGTTGCCTTGGGATCGCTCTGCCCGTTGGGTGCAACCGATTGTTCAAATGAGGAGCTCGGAATAGACCCACTCTGCATGGCGGCAAGGGCGCCGCTACTCGCGGCCCCAACCGCTGCGTTTGGAAGATGAGCCGATCCCATAGCGGATGGTTGTTGGGCGGTGCTGCTCGATGTGGACGTAGGAGATGATCCATTGACTAAGGGCTGCACCATACTCCAGTTTTGTGCATCTTCGATAGGCCGCAGATTGAGTGAGCTGTTCCCTCCACCGGCTCCCCCGCCTGCCCCCAAACTCACGTCTGATGGTTCTTGATCGAAATCTTGCCAGCTATCCATCGCCATGGCGTATTCTCGCGCGAGTTTAGGATTGGCGGCGAGCAGAGCTTTCTGCCGTTGTTTCGACGATTCGACGACTTGCTCGAGCATCTCCTTCGTACCGGGAACGCTCGGGGGGAACGCCAGTTCCATATCCGCATTGATCAGTTCGTAGCCAAATTGGTCATCCCAACTTTCAATCGCCTTGCGTGCGACCGCGTAGGTCTCCACCCCATCAGGGCGGACCATCAATAGGGGATAGGGTGGCTGAGACGCCAGTCCCTGCGCCCGATCTGACTCTTCATAACGATTACGGAGCATTCGGAGAGCGGATGCGAGCGGGTTGCTCGGCCCTGGTGGGAACATGTCTTTGGGGGCAATCAGGACACCTTCGGGTTGGATGACCACCCCATCAGCCCGGCATTCCAAATAGATCGGCCGTCGCGATGTCCCATTTCGGCCGGAATAGGGGATGATGGCGAAGGCAGGTTTCTTCCTTTTTAACGCCTCCACCTGAGCAGCCAGTTCTGCTTTTTTCGCATCGATTTGCTTCTTCAGAGCATCCGATTGGTTTTGCAGCGCATCGCTTTCACTTTGGACCGTCAACTCGTTCGACTCCAGCCGCCGAAGCTTGCTTCGAATCTCCGCGTACTCTTCCTGGAGGCGGCGCAAATGGTCTTCGATGTACTGCAAGGCTTCGCGGCGCTTCTCGAGTTCCTCTTTGGAGGCTTCTCGCGTCTCCAAGAGCCCTTCGGATACGGACTCGGCTAGGTTTTCCTGACCCTCCATTTCCGCGAACGCCAATTCTGCATCTTTGCGAGCCGAAGCATGCGAGTTGGTGACCGTGATCGACAAGATCAGGACGAGAGCACCAATCAAGCAAAGGAGAACAGCCATGAAAGGAAACAGGGCTGGCGCTAATTGGTCGCCGCGGCGTTTTCGACCGCTCATCCTGCTTTCCTCGGGAAAGGAATGGAAATCGGTGTCTCGTCGGAATGGGCTTGCGATACAGGTGTTGCGGGAGATGCATCTTCTGCACTCGATCGACGACGCACAGGCTGTCGCCCCAGGTAGCCGTATCGTTCCATTTGAGTGCCAAGTACCGCGACCGCTTCGGCGAGACAAACCGCGGCGTCATGAAATCGGTCGACATCGGTAAGGCGTTGCAGCGTTGCTTGAAGAGGTGTTTCCATCGACTTCACCAACTCCGCCTTTTCGATCAATCCACGCAGAAGGTCTGTCTGCTTGCGCATTTCGGATTGTTGCTCGACCATCGATCTAGCTTGGTCCGAGATCGTAACTTGCCACTGCTGGATCCGATGATCGACGAGTGTCGCACCTTCCGCGTGAAGTTTTGCGATCCGTTCTTGGTGTTCTTGAAGCGGGGAGACCAGGCTTTCCATCGCCATGGAAATGGCAGGCAGCAACGATTGCTGGACGGCGTCACTGGTGCCAACGGTCGCCAGCTTCCATCTCTCTTCCGCTTGCTGCAACGCCTCCTGCCAGAGGGCCGACTGCTTCTTAACCAGCTTTTCGACCGATTTCAGCACCGAGGCCGTAACGGCTTCCACGGCCGACTCCACCTTGGTGAAATCGTGATTTTGCGATCGAATCACCAAGGTATTACCGAGCAGATCGTCCGACAGGTTGTTGATGTGCTGGAGAACTTGGAGTTCTTGTTTACCGACCATGTACTGGGCAAAAATGACAACCATCGTGAGCACCAAACCCACGGCAGTTGTATCGAATGCCACGTAAAGACCTTGGGTAATATCGTTCATCGCCTCTTGCGAACCGCTCGCGAGCGCGGAGGCATCCATCTGTCCGAGGGTGGTCGAGAGACCGAGAACGGTTCCCAAAAATCCGAGCATCGGCATCGCCCAAGCCAAGATGCGCAACAATGCGTAGCTATCATGCTGGAGGTCTGCGTCACGTTCCGAAAGCTTTAGTTTCGTCTCGTCGCTTTGCTC includes these proteins:
- a CDS encoding TolC family protein — protein: MKRTYLTWALGVSGVLTLPGCATTPANHSKTSRPDVSSLPLPPMREPVASGIAEVNHAPHSIPEGTIALASTTGFVREASAIEEAPTLATANVTSEQIGEPNVVPINLPTALAMIGGQHPVVGFARWRVQEAYARLDRAKVMWLPSIQSGFNYRRRDGNYQAVDGSIVDVNLNSMNYGLGAGAVAAGSPTQPGIVAQFHLADALFLPKAAEKTAWARSHAAHAALNQQLLQGAMAYMELLEAYQDQEILSQSATRTEDLAKVTRDYADAGAGLQSDADRTATEIALLQSRLLSAQERQLVASTRLARELSVTMTSKLLPQEPVIVPLELAPPSSEEASLIAMGLSVRPELKESQALVAAACEAFKREKYAPFVPSVLLGFSTTSFGGGLGSNAENFGGRYDIDAMMVWETRNLGFGERGARNERNAQVQQETFEKLRWMDLVAQQVAEANVQVTMRRQQIAVAEKAIATASDSYRRNMDRIRDGQGLPIEALQSIQALEAAQRAYLNAIANFNRAQLQLQWSLGWPVDASFAKSE
- a CDS encoding efflux RND transporter permease subunit, which translates into the protein MQLILSAMRRPATVMVLVLSLALGCFLAVGPSIFQQFKWSYPSGLPRGMEVDIFPKLNLPVIYVCQPYGGMDPAQMEGFLTNYYEYHFLYISGIHHVESRNVQGTALMKLYFHPEANMAQAMAETINYVNRSQAFMPPGTVSPFVMRFDTGSVPVGYLVLSSDTRSIAEIQDLALFRVRPMFSSLPGVSAPPPFGGSARSIVITVDPKKLQSYSMSPDEVIVSLTKGNTLSPSGNIPIGDSYPIVPVNSVVKDPQQLGTIPIRMGENPVFLRDVGTIQDSADAPAGYALVNGRRAVYILATKRAEASTLSVINNIKNALPKMKEALGTDGEGIDVRFEFDQSPYVTRAVGGVVSEGLLGAFLVGLMILLFLRDWRSSLIVVLNIPLSLFAAVLALWISGQTINLMTLGGLALAIGILVDEATVSIENIHSHLQRGVPLARAVRDGSLETIRPRLLAMLCILAVFVSSFFMQGAARALFVPLSLAVGFSMIASYFLSSTFVPVMAVWLLKTHHPGAGEHPTKATLSWFDRMRHAYEGTLGSWVQLHWVIVPVYLILCFGAVAWITPSLGRGVFPVVDAGQFRLRMRAPDGTHIEKSESLAKQALSVIGDELGRDNIELTLGYVGMIHSNFPVNAVYQWSRGPEEAILYIDLNDAMHLPDEILKERVRNRLAKEMPDVRFSFEPSDIVNEVMSFGSPTPIEVVVSGADFAKNRIFADKIKTELATIPSLRDIQTGQSMDYPTVQVNVDREKAGMAGLTPVDVSRALVTATSSSRFVVPNYWAEPKSGVAYQVQVEIPRPVVRSPYEVETIGSVEQLGRIPLRKTDSSQVLIRDVASIEPGTMPGQYDRYNMKRQVSLTANISGADLGSVSSQVSDAIRRAGTPPTGSTVEIRGQIPPMQEMEAGLSIGLLLAIIAVFLLLTANFQSIRLALVTISTIPAVVAGVVLMLYVTRTTINVQSFIGAIMAVGVAMANAILLVTFAEKRRTEFRNISRAAVTSAGSRLRAILMTSFAMIAGMLPMALALGEAGQQNAPLGRAVVGGLIAATFSTLFLLPLFFTLLQSKASLKSASMDPDDPESRYYAV
- a CDS encoding MotA/TolQ/ExbB proton channel family protein is translated as MFQAPMISCTVIGSLICLGYYGVLRIGDERLALLKRYSTCHEVAYVTVELFFIAACVLTYKCLEVFKQQRLQRQNAIAVDEMKLARSDEDIEGYLDQLLWLEAAWKSQSRSLYSSWFGQRIRDFLQTQLLRKSLEQSDETKLKLSERDADLQHDSYALLRILAWAMPMLGFLGTVLGLSTTLGQMDASALASGSQEAMNDITQGLYVAFDTTAVGLVLTMVVIFAQYMVGKQELQVLQHINNLSDDLLGNTLVIRSQNHDFTKVESAVEAVTASVLKSVEKLVKKQSALWQEALQQAEERWKLATVGTSDAVQQSLLPAISMAMESLVSPLQEHQERIAKLHAEGATLVDHRIQQWQVTISDQARSMVEQQSEMRKQTDLLRGLIEKAELVKSMETPLQATLQRLTDVDRFHDAAVCLAEAVAVLGTQMERYGYLGRQPVRRRSSAEDASPATPVSQAHSDETPISIPFPRKAG
- a CDS encoding efflux RND transporter periplasmic adaptor subunit encodes the protein MPSNLNPLPRRWSWATLTLCATLAGCSAPKGRDAAGDAPSASQSAIDRVSAGKPVKKTLQLFTEQPGRVDAFESVPVLSKISGYVSTVHFDIGDPVKKGDVLLRIHAPEYQDQVNQKKGLLAQAEAQIKQAEAAFAAAQAAVNSAKAMVAQAQASLSRNEAEFARWESESERIQQLVNKGSVTSKLADETLSQFEASKASKLETLAAIESARALEQEAIAKVGTAAADVEAAKAKRNVAEAEIQQAETMMTYTELISPLDGFVIGRKVDPGHYVQPAGSNNAQPLMTVANVSRVRVFVNVPEQEAAWVDAGFEDPTKGDSVTILGQAVAGGAKEARVTRTSLQLDAQSRTLAAEIDLDNPDLKWLPGAFVTVKILLEERADVFTLPVAAIVKDGAATVCCVVVNGKIEHRKVELGLRVGNDVQVASGLDGSEMVVLARASSLVPGQAVEIIVQK